The following are from one region of the Mustela lutreola isolate mMusLut2 chromosome 7, mMusLut2.pri, whole genome shotgun sequence genome:
- the CARMIL3 gene encoding capping protein, Arp2/3 and myosin-I linker protein 3 isoform X7, with protein MAKPSAELTRELQDSIRRCLSQGAVLQQHRVKLETKPKKFEDRVLALTSWRLHLFPLKIPAKVESSFNVLEIRAFNTLSQNQILVETERGLVSMRLPSAESVDQVTRHVSSALSKVCPGPGCLIRRGNADTPEGPRDTSPNSETSTSTTHSVCGGFSETYAALCDYNGLHCREEVQWDVDTIYHAEDNREFNLLDFSHLESRDLALMVAALAYNQWFTKLYCKDLRLGSEVLEQVLHTLSKSGSLEELVLDNAGLKTDFVQKLAGVFGENGSCVLHALTLSHNPIEDKGFLSLSQQLLCFPTGLTKLCLAKTAISPRGLQALGQTFGANPAFASSLRYLDLSKNPGLLATDEANALYSFLAQPNALVHLDLAGTDCAIDLLLGALLHGCCSHLTYLNLARNSCSHRKGREAPPAFKQFFSSTYTLSHVNLSATRLPLEALRALLQGLSLNSHLSDLHLDLSSCELRSAGSQALQEQLGAVTCVGSLDLSDNGFDSDLLTLVPALGKNKSLKHLFLGKNFNVKAKTLEEILHKLVQLIQEEDCSLQSLSVADSRLKLRTSILINALGSNTCLAKVDLSGNGMEDIGAKMLSKALQINSSLRTILWDRNNTSALGFLDIARALESNHTLRFMSFPVSDISQAYRSAPERTEDVWQKIQWCLVRNNHSQTCPQEQAFRLQQGLVTSSAEQMLQRLCGRVQEEVRALRLCPLEPVQDELLYARDLIKDAKNSRALFPSLYELGHVLANDGPVRQRLESVASEVSKAVDKELQVILESMVSLTQELCPVAMRVAEGHNKMLSNVAERVTVPRNFIRGALLEQAGQDIQNKLDEVKLSVVTYLTNSIVDEILQELYHSHKSLARHLAQLKTLSDPPSGPGQGQDLSSRGRGRNHEHEETTDDELGTNIDTMAIRKQKRCRKIRPVSAFISGSPQDMESQLGSLGIPPGWFSGLGSSQPTGGGSWEGLSELPTHGYKLRHQTQGRPRPPRTTPPGPGRPSVPVTGTRQENGMATRLDEGLEDFFSRRVMDESSSYPRTLRTLRPGLSEPPLPPLQKKRRRGLFHFRRPRSFKGERGPGSPTTGLLLPPPPPPPPTQESPPSPDPPSLGNNSSPCWSPEEESGPLPGFGGSRGPSFHRKMGTEGAEPGEGGLAPGTAQQPRVHGVALPGLGRAKGWSFDGKREGTGPDLEGSAQAWQKRRSSDDAGPGAWKPPPPPQSSKPSFSAMRRAEATWHIAEESAPNHSCQSPSPASQDGEEDKEGTLFPERTVPARNAKLQDPPLAPRPPKPVAVPRGRRPPQEPGGREEAEAGGAAPGMNRARLRLGSHQDQEEPEVQDPGRRTAPLKPKRTRRAQSCDKLEPDRRQPPDPTGTSEPGTD; from the exons ATGGCCAAGCCCAGCGCGGAGCTCACCCGCGAGCTGCAAG aCAGCATCAGGAGGTGCCTGAGCCAAGGGGCTGTACTCCAACAACATCGGGTGAAGCTGGAGACGAAGCCCAAGAAGTTTGAGGATCGAGTTCTG gCCCTGACCTCCTGGCGCCTCCACCTCTTCCCCCTTAAAATCCCAGCCAAG GTGGAGAGTTCCTTCAATGTCCTAGAAATCCGAGCCTTCAACACGCTCAGTCAGAACCAG ATCCTGGTGGAGACGGAGCGTGGCCTGGTGAGCATGCGGCTGCCATCGGCTGAAAGCGTGGACCAGGTGACACGACACGTGAGCTCTGCCCTCTCCAAGGTCTGCCCTGGCCCGGG GTGTCTAATCCGGCGTGGAAATGCTGACACCCCTGAAGGGCCCCGAGACACATCCCCCAACTCCGAGACTTCCACATCTACCACTCACAGTGTCTGCG GTGGCTTCTCCGAGACCTATGCTGCCCTGTGTGACTACAATGGGCTGCACTGCCGTGAGGAGGTGCAATGG GATGTGGACACCATCTACCATGCTGAGGATAACCGGGAGTTCAATCTTTTGGATTTCAGCCACTTGGAAAGCCG AGACTTGGCCCTAATGGTGGCAGCCCTGGCCTACAACCAGTGGTTCACCAAACTCTACTGCAAGGATCTGCGGCTG GGCTCTGAAGTGCTAGAACAGGTGCTACATACCCTGAGCAAGTCGGGGAGCCTCGAAGAGCTGGTGCTGGACAACGCCGGGCTTAAGAC GGACTTTGTCCAGAAGCTGGCCGGGGTGTTTGGGGAGAACGGGAGCTGTGTGCTGCATGCCCTCACTCTGTCCCACAACCCCATCGAGGACAAGG GCTTCCTCAGTCTGAGTCAGCAGCTCCTCTGCTTCCCCACTGGCCTCACCAAACTGTGCCTGGCCAAGACTGCCATCTCCCCTAGAG GGCTCCAGGCACTGGGCCAGACCTTCGGGGCCAACCCAGCCTTTGCAAGCTCCCTTCGATACCTGGACCTGAGCAAGAACCCTGGGCTGCTCGCCACAGATGAGGCCAAT GCCCTCTACAGTTTCCTGGCCCAGCCCAATGCTCTGGTGCACCTGGACCTGGCAGGAACTGACTGCGCCATTGACTTG CTTCTGGGAGCCTTGCTCCACGGCTGCTGCTCCCACCTAACCTACCTCAACCTGGCACGCAACAGCTGCTCCCACAG GAAGGGCCGGGAGGCCCCACCAGCCTTCAAGCAGTTCTTCAGCAGCACATACACACTAAGCCACGTCAACCTGTCGGCCACGAGGCTGCCCCTGGAGGCCCTCAG GGCGCTGCTCCAGGGCCTCTCCCTCAACAGTCACCTCAGTGATCTGCACCTGGACCTCAGCAGCTGTGAG CTCCGCTCAGCAGGATCCCAGGCTTTACAGGAGCAGCTGGGGGCTGTCACCTGTGTGGGCAGCCTAGATCTGTCGGACAATG GGTTTGACTCCGACCTCCTGACACTGGTGCCTGCACTTGGAAAGAACAAGTCCCTCAAGCACCTGTTCCTGGGCAAGAACTTCAATGTCAAGGCCAA GACCCTGGAGGAGATCCTCCACAAGCTGGTACAACTGATCCAAGAAGAGGACTGT TCCCTGCAGTCGCTATCGGTAGCAGACTCAAGACTGAAGCTTCGAACCAGCATCCTTATCAATGCGCTGGGCAGCAACACCTGCCTGGCCAAGGTGGACCTGAGCGGCAATGGCATGGAGGACATCGGGGCCAAGATGCTGTCCAAGGCCCTGCAGATCAACTCCTCCCTCAG AACCATCCTATGGGATCGGAACAACACATCTGCCCTGGGCTTTCTGGATATTGCAAGGGCCCTGGAGAG CAACCACACGCTCCGCTTCATGTCCTTCCCCGTGAGCGACATCTCCCAAGCCTACCGCAGCGCCCCTGAGCGCACGGAGGACGTCTGGCAGAAG ATCCAGTGGTGCTTGGTGAGGAACAACCATTCCCAGACGTGCCCCCAGGAGCAGGCCTTCCGGCTGCAGCAGGGCCTGGTGACCAGCAGCGCCGAGCAA ATGCTGCAGCGGCTGTGCGGCCGAGTGCAGGAGGAGGTTCGGGCCCTGAGGCTGTGCCCCCTGGAGCCTGTGCAGGATGAGCTGCTTTATGCTCGGGACCTCATCAAGGATGCCAAAAACTCGCGGGCG CTGTTTCCCAGCCTCTACGAGCTGGGCCACGTGCTGGCCAACGATGGGCCTGTACGGCAGAGGCTGGAGTCAGTTGCCAGCGAGGTGTCCAAGGCCGTGGACAAGGAGCTGCAG GTGATCCTGGAGTCGATGGTCAGCCTAACACAGGAGCTATGTCCCGTGGCCATGCGAGTGGCAGAGGGGCACAACAAGATGCTGAGCAATGTGGCTGAGCGCGTCACGGTGCCCCGGAACTTCATCCGAGGGGCGCTGCTGGAGCAGGCAGGACAGGACATTCAGAACAAGCTGGA TGAAGTGAAGCTCTCAGTCGTCACCTACTTGACCAACTCCATAGTGGATGAGATCCTACAGGAGCTGTACCACTCCCATAAGAGCCTG GCCCGGCACCTGGCCCAGCTAAAGACACTATCAGATCCACCATCGGGGCCAGGCCAAGGGCAGGATCTGTCTTCCCGGGGCCGAGGACGGAACCATGAGCATGAGGAGACCACAGATGATGAACTCGGGACCAACATT GACACCATGGCCATCAGAAAACAGAAACGCTGCCGCAAGATCCGGCCAGTGTCCGCCTTCATTA GTGGGAGCCCTCAGGACATGGAAAGCCAGCTGGGAAGCCTGGGGATCCCCCCCGGCTGGTTCTCAGGACTCGGGAGCAGCCAGCCCACCGGTGGTGGCTCCTGGGAGGGTCTGTCCGAGCTGCCCACTCATGGCTATAAGCTAAGGCATCAAACACAAGGCAGGCCCCGACCTCCCCGGACTACCCCTCCAGGACCTGGTCGGCCCAGT GTGCCAGTGACTGGGACTCGTCAGGAGAATGGGATGGCTACCCGCCTGGATGAGGGGCTGGAGGATTTTTTCAGCCGAAGGGTCATGGATGAAAGCTCCAG CTACCCCCGGACCCTTCGGACCCTGCGGCCAGGCCTCTCGGAGCCGCCACTGCCTCCACTCCAGAAGAAGAGGCGCAGAGGCCTGTTTCACTTTCGCCGGCCCCGGAGCTTCAAGGGGGAGAGGGGGCCAGGGTCCCCCACCACtggtctcctcctccctccacccccgcccccacccccaactcaggAGAGCCCCCCCAGCCCAGATCCCCCCAGCCTCGGCAATAACTCCTCCCCGTGctggagcccagaggaggagAGCGGCCCCCTCCCTGGATTTGGGGGGAGCCGGGGGCCTTCCTTCCACAGGAAGATG GGCACTGAGGGGgcagagccaggggaggggggccTGGCCCCTGGGACGGCACAGCAGCCAAGGGTCCATGGTGTTGCCCTTCCTGGGTTGGGAAGAGCCAAGGGTTGGAGCTTCGACGGGAAACGAGAG GGCACAGGCCCGGACCTGGAGGGCAGCGCCCAGGCTTGGCAGAAACGGCGCTCTTCGGACGATGCAG GGCCCGGAGCCTGGAAGCCCCCACCACCACCGCAAAGCAGCAAGCCAAGCTTCAGCGCCATGCGCCGAGCAGAGGCCACATGGCATATAG CTGAGGAGAGTGCCCCCAACCACAGCTGCCagagccccagcccagcctctcAGGATGGGGAGGAGGACAAGGAGGGGACCCTATTCCCAGAGAGAACCGTTCCTGCTAGGAATGCCAAG CTGCAGGACCCCCCCTTAGCTCCACGGCCCCCCAAGCCTGTGGCTGTGCCCAGGGGCCGCCGCCCCCCACAGGAgccagggggcagggaggaggctgaGGCTGGGGGTGCAGCTCCAGGAATGAACAGAGCCCGGCTGAGGCTGGGCTCACACCAGGACCAAGAGGAGCCTGAGGTCCAAG ATCCAGGCCGTCGGACTGCCCCCCTAAAGCCCAAGAGGACACGGCGGGCACAGTCCTGTGACAAGCTGGAGCCTGACAGAAGACAGCCCCCTGACCCCACAG GAACCAGTGAGCCAGGAACAGACTGA